The genome window TGAAGGTCTGAAACTCTATGTCGACGGTGTGCTCAGCGCGAGCAACTCTAAGTCCACAGGCAACTATGGTAGCTCCAGCACCTCATTCAATATCGGAGGCGGTGGTATCTGGCACAAGAAGAACGACTGGTTTACCGGCGACATCAAGGACGTACGTGTTTATGACCGCGCGGTTGATATCACGGAGTTCTACCCGCTAGGCAAAGATGCTGAGTAGGTCTTAACTTATTTTAATTGGTTCATATCAGGCCCGTCGCGTGATTTAGCGTGACGGGCTTTTTATATTAAAAGTTTCTCGTTGGGTAATGATATGTTTTTTCTAACTAAATGTTTATTAATAATGTTAGAATGCTGTTGTTTATGCCAGTAGGTGAGTGGTTTATGCGAGTGACGTTATTGGATAGGGTGAAAACTGCCTGAATTTATTTCAGGCGGGACTCAATCGATCGTGCTCAGGGATCCTGACATGACCGTGCTCTCTAACTACATAACTACATGCAATATGAATAATAACCTCATTGGGGCGCCGATTGCAGCGGCCTGCTTTAGCGTATTGTGCGCCGGTCTCTCAGAGGCTGCTCCAACAGCGCTCACACAGTCGGTGACGTATAATGGCGAGACCATTACGCTCCAGCTGAAGAAGGAAAGTCTGCGTGGCGCGGGCTTTGAAGTATTTGTCCAGAACAGCAGCGGCGGTCTGGATGCCTACTCACCCGTGGATGAACGTTCTTACATTGGTACCGTGGACGAGTATCCAGGAGCGATTGCCTGCGGAATTCAAAAGGATGACGGGACCTTTCGTGGGGCTGTGTATTTTGATCGGGGTGCGACTTGGTTTACCCAGGGCTCCTCGGTGACAGGAACGCGTGGTACGTCTTATTCTAACTTCACCAACTACCAGTACCCTACAGCACCTACCGTGCAAGCTGGGCAGGCGGGGTCTACCGTCTACGGTTTTGGTCTCGGCATTGACGCTGATTCGAATTACTTTAATGTGAGATCTGGAAGTGATGTGGACACTGCAATGGAGGGGATTGAGTACTCCATCAGTCTCGTTCGGGCTCTTTACATGAGGGATGCCTTGCTGCGTCCGTACCTTGAGCGAATCGTGATTCGGGCAGATGCTGCACAGGATCCTTTTGTCGGTTCATCCTCCTATTTGAGTGATCTTCGTAGTCATTGGAATACCAATTTCACAACGATCAATCCTGATGTGGTGGCAGGTGTTTCCACGGGAAAGGTGGGCGGAGGTCTTGCCTATGTAGGGACAGTGGGTACTTCGAGTAAATATTCGATCAATGACTCGGGTTCTGGTGGAGCATTTGATGTGATATTCAGGCACGAACTCGGCCACAACTGGAGCTGCTCACATTTCGTAGGTGGAAGCCCGGAGGGTGCAGGCATCATGGGGGGAAACCAGCCTGCACGTTTCAGTGGTTGTGAAGTCTACCGGATACTCAATCATCGGGATAGTCGCTTGGGCATCATGAATACTCAGGAGAGTTTCACGGCCGTTGAGATCGCGCCTTATGCGAGTATGGATGTGGCGACCTACGTGCGTGCCAGGTCTGGTGAGTTAAGCATCGATGTTACGGCAAATGACCACGATGCGAACGGTCAGAGCATTAATCTTACCTCCTTTGATGCAACATCAGCGAATGGTGGCACTGTGACTCAGCAGGGTTCACAGTTGGTTTATGTGGCGCCGCTAGGATTCACTGGTACGGATTACTTTGAGTACCAGATCACAGACAGTGCCGGTAAAACGGCTACTGGTGTCACAGTGATCGAGGTGATCGATCCTGTTGATCCCGTAGCGGTATGGAAATTTGACGATTCACAGGATCGGACAAAAGCCTCCATCGGCACAGACCTTCAGCTGGTTGGTTCTCATCAGACCACAGCTGGTATTGATGGTAGCGATGGAGCTGTTCGTATCGGGCAGGGAAGCCACTACATCGCCACCCACGGTATCGCCGCTAATGGTAGTGGAACCAAGGTGAATGAGTATACTCTACTGATGGATGTGAAAGCTCCATCTGCTAGCACGGGTACATGGAGGGCATTCTTCCAGACGGATACAACCAACAGTAATGACGGTGATTGCTTCATCAGGAATTCCAATGAAACGATAGGTGTAAGCACTACGGGATATAGCTCCTGGTCAATGCCTGCGGATACATGGGTAAGGCTGGCAGTGGTTGTCGACAATGATAGCTTCTACCGCATTTATGCAGATGGAAATCTCATCCTGAATGGCAATACCCAGACATTGGATGGAAACTATGCTTTAGATTCCGTGTTGAGATTCTTTGCTGACAATAACGGTGAAGATCATGATCTGGATGTGTCTGCTATCCGTATCTATGACCAGCCTTTGGGCGCAGCTTATTTGGCGGCACTCGGAGGAGCTGATGCCAGCGTGGCGCCTGTGATTGCAAATGAGACAATCAATGTGTCCGATGAAGCTCCAGCGGCCACTTCGGTTTATCAGGTGGCTGCGATTGATGGTAATGTGGCGGATGTGATTACCTACTCTCTTACAGGAGGGAATACGGGGAATGCATTCTCCATCGATAGTTCCACTGGTGAGCTTACGACCAATATCATGCTGGATGCCGGTGTAGTCAGCCAGTATGTGCTGACTGTAACAGCTACCGATGATGGCGGTCTTACAGGAAGCGGCACGATCACTATCAATGTGGTGAGTGATGCTGATGGCGACGGGATGAAGGACACCTGGGAAATTGCCAACTTCGGCTCTATCGAAGCCAAAGACGGCAGTGGTGATACCGACTCTGACGGTGTCAGTGATCTGTCCGAATTTATCGTAGGTACAGACCCTAATAGCACGGATTCTGATTCCGACGGTTTCAGCGACTCGCTTGAAATTGCAATGAGTACTGATCCGACGGATGGGCAAAGTACACCTAATGCTAGCCTGCAAGGCCTTGTAGGTTGGTGGGAGTTTGACAATGCTGCCGATCTTACCGAGGCCAAGGTGGGTCAGGACCTCGTGCTGAATGGTTCTGATTCTGCGGTGTCTGGCAAAGGAAGCGCGGATGTTGCTGCCCGCATTGGTGCAGGCAGTAATTACCGGGTGAACCACGGCATTGATGCCAATGGTGGCGGTACTCAGGTGAATGAGTACACCTTGTTGCTGGATGTGAGCTATCCGTCATCAAGCGCGGGAACTTGGATCAGCCTATTTCAAACTAACTCAGGAAATGGAGATGATGGCGACTGCTTCGTCCGTAATAGCAATGGTACGATCGGTGTGTCTGCTACCGGTTACAGTGCCTATGCCTTGTCAGCTAATAGCTGGGCAAGACTCGTAGTCACTGTTGATAATGGTTCCTTCTATCGCATCTATGCTGATGGTCAGCAAATTCTGAATGGCTCCGTGCAGGCTGTAGATGGTAGGTTCTCGTTTGGAGATGCCTTGCTTCTCTTTGCCGATAACAACGGAGAGGATAATACCATCGATGTGACTTCTGCTCGCTTATACGACAGGGCTTTGACGGCAGCTGAAGTGTCTGCCCTTGGAGGTGTTCCTCTCTATAAGAGTGCGCCTGTGGCCAGCGATGAAACATTCGCTGTGTCAGAGAATGCATCTGCTGGAAGCGCCGTTGGATCGGTGACTGCCACGGATGCTGATCAGGGGGATACACTTGTCTACAGTATTACGGCAGGCAATGGTGGTGGCGAGTTTGCTATCGATTCCGCTACTGGGGAAATCACGACGACAACAGTACTCGATTATGAATCGACAGTTCAGTATGTGCTGACGGTGGAAGTGAGTGACGGTGCACTGAGTGACTCGGCTACGATTACCGTGGATGTTACAAACGTGAATGAAGCTCCAGTTGCTAGTGGTGCGAGTGTGAGTATCTCAGAAGATGCAGTAATCGGCACTGCCGTGGCTACGGTTGCTTCCACTGATCCCGATTCTGGCGATACTGCGATTTATGCGATCACAGTAGGTAATGATGGGGGCTTCACGATCAATGGTGCCACTGGAGTGATTAGCCTGGCTGCCATGGTGGATTACGAGACGACGACAAGCTACACTCTCACGGTAACCGTGACAGATGGTTCCGGCCTCACTGACACAGCTGCGGTTAATGTTGCCGTGCTTGATGTAGCTTTTGAGGACTATGATAGCGACGGTCTAGAGGATAACTGGGAGATCGCTAACTTCGGTAACACGTCCAGCGCTGATGGAACAGGTGATGCTGATGGTGACGGGCTGACAGATGCAGTAGAGTATGCAGCGGGTACTGATCCTAACTCTAGTGACAGCGATAGCGACGGTATTGTAGATGCGATGGAAATCGCCTTCGGTACCGATCCGACCGACAACCAGAGTTCACCGGGAGCTTATAATGCAGACCTTGTAGGATGGTGGAAGTTTGACGACGTGCTTGACCTAACCAAGGCGACTTGGGGCGCAGACCTCGTGCTGACGGGAAGTGATCAGGCCGTTTACGGCTACGATGGTGCTAGTGGTTCCGACGGTGCATCCAGGATCGGGATCGGTAGCTACTACGCGATGAGTCATGGTATAGCTGCGAATGGTGGCGGTAGCAAAGTGAACGAGTACACGCTCGTCATGGATATCAGCTATCCGGCCAGTAGTGCAAATAAATGGATCAGCCTCTTCCAGACGGATACGACGAATGCTAGCGATGGTGATTGCTTCATTCGTAATTCGAATGGAACGATTGGGCTCTCCGCAACCAAGTACAGTGCATGGTCCTTGGCTTCTGATAGCTGGGTGAGAATTGCAGTATCTGTGGATAACGGATCCTTCTACAGGATCTATGCTGACGGGCAGCAAATTCTTAGCGGTAACACACAAAGTGTGGATGGCAGGTTCTCACTTGAGAGTGTCTTGTTACTCTTTGCTGATAACAATAGTGAAGATAATCCGCTCGATGTGAGCTCTGTCAGGATCTACAGCCGTGCTCTGACAGGCAGCGAGGTTCTGTCTCTGGGGGATGTGACTAATCAATAGATTTCTAACCCTTCATTCTACATTCAAGCCCGCTCTGTAGCTCTGCAGAGCGGGCTTTGCTTTGCCTGGATTGAGGAAAGCGCAAATTGTTTAATCGTAAAGAAGGTGTGGGTATGTTTTGGGGATCTAAATTAAAGGCTTGTTTGAGATTCTTCTAACACATGATGGTGAATGATATGTGGATATGTTGACTATTTGCGTGATGTGAATCAATAGGCGGTTGAGAGTCGTAGGTTTTTAGTGTTCCTGTATTTGCAGGCCGATAAATAAGGGATATTGGTCGTAAGGATACGCGTGTTTAAGGTGTTGGTTACAGTCGTTAACGGAGTGCTTACTTTGAAGAATTAGCGTATCTAGTTTCGTGTGGGTGAATATGCGTATATAGGGGGCAATAATTGTAAGTTTTCGTATGACGGTAATATATGTTTGACGTAGAAGGTGAATATTTGCCTTTATACAATTTATTCTGATCATTTAGTTATATCTGCATTGGTGGATGGTTTATCCGAATAGGCTTCGGTCTATAGGAAACAAGTCACCGATATGACCACCGCTCTCTGGTCAGAAGTTCCGCTCACATTCTCTACAACGCTCAATGAAGCCTCCTCTCGGGGGCATGCTCTGAGAAAACCCACACGCAAAACCCATGACAAACAAACTAAGCGGGTCGCTGCTCGCTCAAGGTTTATTTGTGGCAAGTGCCACTAGCCTTTTTGCAGCTGCACCCGTCGCTCACGATGATGTAATTGCCGCTCAGCAAGATGTCGCACTCCAGCTCGACTATCTTCATCTTAATGACAAAGATGATGACGGTGACGCCCTAACGGTATTGTCCGTTGGAACTCCGCTCTATGGTACACTCACGCCAGTTGGGGCTAACCACTACCAATACACTCCAGCCAGTGGCTTTACTGGCAGGGATAGCTTTACCTATGTGGTTTCTGATGGAAACGGGGGTACAGACACGGCTACTGTGACTATTTCGGTCAATGCTAGTGTTAATATGGAAGCTGCCAGAGATGCGATTCTTCTCAATGTGGCAACTCTAGCAGATCCTACCCAGCCTGGTTACATGACGGCATGGGGGCCGACAGCATTCAGTGTAACCAACTATGCCGGTGAGGGTGAAGACCGACCAATGGTCGCGGCTTCCACGCTCGGTGCAGGTAAGGTGATCGCCATGCCTGACCATCAGTGGTTGAATATGAATAGCTACGGAGGCGATGCGTCCACTGGGAATTTCTACAAGAATGGCATTTCCTGGTTGGCTGGTTCTAGCAGCCAGACCATTAAGATCGTTACTCTTAGTTCAGGGGTTCAAACCTGGCTGCAGGGTGAGGGTTACACGAATGTAGTTCTTTCTAACACATCAAGTCTTTCTACAGACCTCTCAGGTGCAGCGGTTTTGATTCCCGGCTGGCTGGGTAGCAATGCCTCGCAGGCAACGCTCGACACGGTGGGCGACTATGTGAGAGCAGGCGGAGGTCTCTTCATGTGTGACTACAGCCCCGGATACAGCTGGTGGTGGGGTAAGCAGAAGTACGACATTCCGGGCAACAAGCTTTTGCGTGAAGCTGGCATCTATTTTGTAGAGAATGGCTATTCTGGAGGAGTGCAAAACCTCAACCGAGGCAATGACCATGTGGACTTCGACCTGATTGAAGGTGTCTTCACCAATCCAGGGGCGCACACCCAGAACGAAAAAGATTTGGCAGTCGGAGTCATGCAGAAGCTGGTTGACTCCCTACATCCGGATGATATTGCTTACGCTCGTCTTGTAAGTCTCTTTGGGGACACCGTGGCTGGCATTACTCCCACGGAAGCCAATCCGGTGACTGATAGTTTTGAAACAACCTTGCTCGATATCGAGTGCTCACTCTTGGCTAAGCTGGATCCAGCAGAAATGACCGCACATCGTGCAGCACTTCCTGTTTCCGCATCGGCTCCACGCGTGACGAACGCCACCTTTACGGCGGTGTCACCGCCAGCAGGTCATTCCACGAAGACGATCTACACCCCCTTCTATGCGGCTCCTGGTGAGTTGGTGACCGTCAATGTGCCTGCGGAGCTTGCTGGTATTGGTCTGAAGTTGCGTACCAGTCACCTTCGTTCTGGCTCAGGTGGCAATAACTACCCGGTCATGCCGAAGCAGATCATCGATTTCAATCTCGATGCGACCCAAGTACAGATCGCAAACCCGCACGGTGGATTGATCCAGATCATTGTTCCAAGTAATGTCACCTGGACTGGTGATCAGATTGTGACTGTCACGGGCGCTGTTGAAGCTCCTTACTTCAAGCTTGGTGAAACTACCGATGCGGAGTGGGTGGCTGGAATTCGTGACCGTGGTACTCCATTCGGTGTGCTGGATTCCCCTGAGGCTACCTTGGTTATCGATTCAGACATGTATCTCCGCACGCTTAGTGATCCACAAGATGTGATGACCGAGTGGGATTACTTCTGTGGCAAGGTCCGTGAATTCTATGCCTATGATGCTGGTCGCCAGTTGCCAGTGCATCATGACTACTACGCTGCTGGTGGTGTGTCCACTTACCCGCAGTCCTATGGTAGAGGTTCTAACATTACGAACGCAGAAGACCTGCAGTCTTCATCTTATGCGCTGACTCTCCACGAGTACGGTCACATCTGCGACTCTGGGAACATCATCTTCTACGAGTTTGGTGAGACCAGCCCGAACATGGGTGGCAAGTGGATGCAGGAGGTTCACCGTAAGTATTCTTGGAAGCAGGAGCTTACCGTTGGGCGTATTAATAACTACTTCCGCATGCAGGCTGATGATCTCTGGAACCACTACAACCACTATGCGGTGGATGTAAAAGGGACTCCATTTGATCTTCTCTCTGATGAGTTTGGTCCAGCTCTGATCAAGGATACAGTTGCCGCTCTTACAGCAGCTTCCGGTCTTTCTACGAGTCAGGATAAGATTGATGCCTGGGCTACTGAGCTGAGTGCTCGCACAGGTTACAATATGACCGACTTCTTTGCTAGCTGGCAGCTTGTGGTATCAGCAAGTGCGCAGACTAACCTGAGTCAGTACGCTGACTGGATGCCTGTCGAGCGTGTCTCCGAGTCGCTGACCGTTGAAGCCGGGCAGGCTGTGGTCTTTAATGACCCTAGCTCGAATGACTTTAGTTATGATGGTGGTCTGACACTTACGGGTGTAGGTCAACCTTCTAACGGAACGGTTGCACCCAATGGTGACGGTACCTATACCTACACTCCGAATGGAGGATTCACAGGTAGTGATTCCTTCACCTACACAGTGACCAATGCGACTGGAAATGTCTTTACCAGTACTATTGAGGTCAAGGTGCTGAGTGCAGCCAATAATCCTAAGCTGGCAGTTTTCGATGGATTTGCTGACGGCAGTGGCTGGACAACGATCAATCTAGACAAGAGCTACAGCTCCATGGTTGTCGTGGCTCAGCCAGTTGTAGGAGTTGGAGGCCCAGCGATCGCAACTCGTATCCGCAATGCTTCTGGCTCTTCATTCGAAGTTCGTCTGGATCGTATTGATGGTTCCGTCACACCGGTGGGCGCAACTGCGGTACGTTTCCTCGTGGTTGAAGAAGGTGTCTATAACGAAGCGACTCACGGCATTAAGATGGAGGCTGTGAAGTTCAATAGCTCCGTGACGGATGTGGCAGGTTCACTCGCTGGTGAAAGCCGAGCTCTGGCTTATCAGCGTTACGATCATTACTACATTCCAACCGTATTTGGTCAGGTGATGACCAGCAATGATGCGAATTGGTCAGCTTTCTGGTACAGAGGCGGTAGTAACTCCATCTCTGTAGGTAAGCATGTTGGTGAAGATCCTAACGCGACCCGTGCCAATGAGACCATCGGCTACATCGTGATGGAGGCCGGTTCCTATCAGTTTGGCGATTATCAGATTCAGGTTGGTAGTCTTGGTGCTGATGGGCATGATGGTCTGTCAGGTTTGGGAGCTTCCCCCTCAAGTCATAACTTTGAGAGATTTCCCCGTATCGACTCCGCGCTCTTCTCAGCAGATATCACCAAGCCATGGGGAGGTTCTGATGATGGTGATGAAGGCTTCGTGGCCATGCAGTCCCAGGCATCTGGAAATACAGTGAGAGCCTACTTGGTGGAAGATTCACTGGGTGATGCTGAGACGGCTCCTGGCAACAAAGGTGGTTCCTACCTTCTTGCGAATTACACAGGCAGTTCGCCAATCGCCAAGATCGATGCAGCTACCTCTCTTGATGGTAGCCAGACATTGATTTCCGTTTTGGATAACGATGTAGTGAGCGGTGTGCCAATGGTGAGCGTCACTCAGCCAGCGAACGGTACGGTAGTCGTCAATAGTGACGGTACGCTTACCTACACGCCAAATGCGGGATTCACCGGACAAGACAACTTCACGTACACCGTGGATAATGGAGCCTCACAGGTGACTGCACCCGTGAGTGTGGATGTCATCAGCCCGAATGCCAGCCAGGCTGGTATCTTAGAAGATCGCTTCAACGGTATTTCCGGTGGTGATGTCGCCTCATTGACAAGCAGTGCCAATTACCCTGATAGCCCAAGTTCTACTGCTATCTGGACTTCCATCGATTCTGGAACTGGTACAGGCGACTCCTATGGTCGTCGTGTCTATGGTGTCGTAGTTCCTCCTACTACAGGCGACTACACCTTCTGGATTGCTAGTGATGACCACAGTGAGCTCTGGCTCAGTTCTGATAATTCTTCGCAGAACGTCTCTCGTATTGCCTACCTGAATGGTTGGACAGGATATCAGAGCTGGGGCACAGGATCTCAGCAATCAGCAGCCGTAACACTGGAGGCTGGCAAGGCGTACTATATTGAAGTGCTTCACAAAGAAGGTGGTGGCGGTGACCACGTGGCAGTAGCCTGGCAGGGTCCCGGCATTAGTCGGCAGGTGCTTGCCAATCCTTATCTGCATACTGCTGGTGAAACTGCTCCAACTGCAGGTAGCATCGCGAATGTATCCGTGAATGAAGATTCCGCAGACACGGTGATCGATCTTTCCAGTGTCTTCACAGATGGTGACCCTGGAGATGCTGTTAGTGTGGCTATTCATGGAAATACCAATCCAGACCTAGTCTCGGCTTCTATTGTTGGAAATACTCTGACGCTCAGCTATCCTACTTTGGAGAGTGGTGCCGCAACTATCACGGTGCGCGGTACTGACCGTATCAATGCCCTGGCAACAGCCAGTTTCACGGTAACCGTGAATGACGCGAATCCTGATTCCGACGGCGATGGTCTTACTGACTCCTGGGAAGTGGCTAACTTCGGTAGCATCGCAGCCCAGGACGGCAGCGGTGATGCTGATGGTGACGGCCTGAGTAATGCAGGTGAACTCGCTGCAGGAACAGATCCAAACAATCCGGATTCCGATGGTGATGGATTTAGTGATAGCTTTGAATTAGCTCAAGGTTCTAACCCTTCTGATGCACAGAGTTCTCCTGATACCTTACTTGCGGCATTGTGGAAGTTTGACGGCTCATCCACTACCCAGTCGAATGATGTGATTGGTGGAGTTGCCGGTGACTTGGTTGGAGGGGCTTCCCTCACCAGTGATGGGCTGGGTCGCACTGGCTCAGCTGGAGATAAGGCGCTCGATCTGGGTAACAATGGTGACGGTAAACGCCTGGAAACATTGAATCTGGATTTCTTGCAGCAAGCTTCTGCGGATGACAAGCTGACCATTAGTTTCTGGCAAAAACTTGATCAGACTGGAGTTTATATGAGCTCTTTCTGGGCTGTTTCGCCAACCAGTGGGGATGGCAATCGTGGATTGCAGGCTCATACACCTTGGTCTAACGGCACCATCTATTTTGATATGGGTGGTACCACATCAGTAAATCGCGTATCTGCAGCTACACCTGCTGGTGTTGACTGGACTCAGTGGAACCATATTGCCCTTGTGAAGAATGGGGGTACAGCCGAGATCTGGATCAACGGTGTGCTGGCCATGTCTGAGACAGGAAAAGCGGCGTTGGTGACAGACTATACAAAGCTTGTGCTCGGCGCCAATGGTACTGGAGGTAATAGCATTGACGGTTTGTTGGATGAATTCGCTTTCTTCAAGACTGCATTGAATGCTTCACAAATTAGTGATCTTGCGAGTGGTGCGGATCCGGTATCTATCGTTGAAAATGCTGCTCCAGTAGCGACAGACGCTACCTTCAGTGTCAGTGAAAATGCTGCGGCTGGTACTTCAGTCGGCACGGTGAGCGCAACTGATCCTGATGTAGGCGACACGCTTACTTATAGCATCACCGCTGGCAATGGCGGTGGCGAGTTTGCCATCAACTCCTCCACTGGTGAAATCACCACGACAGTGGCTCTCGACTACGAGGCTGCAGCCCAGTATGTGCTGACCGTGGAGGTAAGCGACGGCTCCCTCACCGACACCGCGACCATCACCGTGGACGTGACCAACGTGAACGAAGCCCCTGTGGCCAACGGTGCAAGCGGTAACGTCAACGAAGATGCAGCCGTAGGTACTACCGTGGCTACCGTGACTTCGACTGATCCTGATGCTGGTGACTCCGCGACTTATGCGATCACTGCGGGCAACGACGGTTCCTTTGCAATCGACAGTTCCACTGGTGTGATCACCTCGGCAGCCGGTCTCGACTACGAAACTACCAGCAGCTACACGCTCACCGTAGAAGTGACTGACGGTGGTGGACTCACCGATACCGCCAGCGTAGGCATCGCCATCAACGACGTGGCCAACGACGACTCCGACAGCGACGGCCTGGCCGACGAATGGGAAGTGGCCAACTTCGGCTCGGTCTCCGCCACTGACGGCGCCAGCGACAGCGATGGTGACGGACTATCCAACGCCGAGGAAATGGCAATCGGAGGTGATCCTAACAGCAGTGACTCCGACAGCGACGGCTTCGCCGATGTGCTGGAAGTGACCGTAGGTACCGACCTGGCTGATGCCCAGAGCACCCCGGATTCCACCTACTCCGGACTCCACAGCTGGTGGAATCTCAATGAGGCGGCTGGTGCGACCACCGCACTGGATAACTCCGGCAGCGGCTTCCACGCCAGCGTCAATGACATCACCTTCAACGGCAGCGAAGCTACCTTCGACGGTGTGGACGACGGTCTCAATGCAGGAACTGCAGCAGCGATTCTGGGAACAGGAGATTATACTGTCTCCGCCCATGTGAAGACTGCTGCGGGCTTCAGTGCCACAGGCACCGTCATCCAGCAGCGCGATCCAGGTAGCGTCGGCTACCAGGGTGAGTACATGCTCAACGTGAACGCCAATGGTACGGTGACCTACTTCATCTACAACAGCGGCTATCAGGTGAACCTGACCACCACGGCTACGGTGAACGACGGCAACTGGCACCACATCATGGCTGTCCGCAGCGGCACCACCGTGACCGTCTACATCGATGGCGTGCAGGCTGCACAGGGAACAGGCACCGCCAAGGAGCTGCTCTCCAGAAGCGTGACCATCGGTTACGACCACCGCGACAACAACAAGTACTTCAACGGCTCCATCGACGACGTGCGCGTTTACAACCGTGCAGTGAACAACCAGGAGTTCTACCCGAACAGTGCCCCGACCGCCAGCGACGACACCTTCTCAGTGAATGAGAATGCCGCCGCAGGAACCAGCGTGGGTACCGTGATCGCTACCGATCCTGATGCGGGCGACATCCTTGCGTATGCCATCGTGGCAGGCAACGCAGGCGGCGAGTTCGCTATCGATGCCGGCACCGGTGCCATCACCACGACTGCGGCACTCGACTACG of Rubritalea squalenifaciens DSM 18772 contains these proteins:
- a CDS encoding Ig-like domain-containing protein, encoding MTNKLSGSLLAQGLFVASATSLFAAAPVAHDDVIAAQQDVALQLDYLHLNDKDDDGDALTVLSVGTPLYGTLTPVGANHYQYTPASGFTGRDSFTYVVSDGNGGTDTATVTISVNASVNMEAARDAILLNVATLADPTQPGYMTAWGPTAFSVTNYAGEGEDRPMVAASTLGAGKVIAMPDHQWLNMNSYGGDASTGNFYKNGISWLAGSSSQTIKIVTLSSGVQTWLQGEGYTNVVLSNTSSLSTDLSGAAVLIPGWLGSNASQATLDTVGDYVRAGGGLFMCDYSPGYSWWWGKQKYDIPGNKLLREAGIYFVENGYSGGVQNLNRGNDHVDFDLIEGVFTNPGAHTQNEKDLAVGVMQKLVDSLHPDDIAYARLVSLFGDTVAGITPTEANPVTDSFETTLLDIECSLLAKLDPAEMTAHRAALPVSASAPRVTNATFTAVSPPAGHSTKTIYTPFYAAPGELVTVNVPAELAGIGLKLRTSHLRSGSGGNNYPVMPKQIIDFNLDATQVQIANPHGGLIQIIVPSNVTWTGDQIVTVTGAVEAPYFKLGETTDAEWVAGIRDRGTPFGVLDSPEATLVIDSDMYLRTLSDPQDVMTEWDYFCGKVREFYAYDAGRQLPVHHDYYAAGGVSTYPQSYGRGSNITNAEDLQSSSYALTLHEYGHICDSGNIIFYEFGETSPNMGGKWMQEVHRKYSWKQELTVGRINNYFRMQADDLWNHYNHYAVDVKGTPFDLLSDEFGPALIKDTVAALTAASGLSTSQDKIDAWATELSARTGYNMTDFFASWQLVVSASAQTNLSQYADWMPVERVSESLTVEAGQAVVFNDPSSNDFSYDGGLTLTGVGQPSNGTVAPNGDGTYTYTPNGGFTGSDSFTYTVTNATGNVFTSTIEVKVLSAANNPKLAVFDGFADGSGWTTINLDKSYSSMVVVAQPVVGVGGPAIATRIRNASGSSFEVRLDRIDGSVTPVGATAVRFLVVEEGVYNEATHGIKMEAVKFNSSVTDVAGSLAGESRALAYQRYDHYYIPTVFGQVMTSNDANWSAFWYRGGSNSISVGKHVGEDPNATRANETIGYIVMEAGSYQFGDYQIQVGSLGADGHDGLSGLGASPSSHNFERFPRIDSALFSADITKPWGGSDDGDEGFVAMQSQASGNTVRAYLVEDSLGDAETAPGNKGGSYLLANYTGSSPIAKIDAATSLDGSQTLISVLDNDVVSGVPMVSVTQPANGTVVVNSDGTLTYTPNAGFTGQDNFTYTVDNGASQVTAPVSVDVISPNASQAGILEDRFNGISGGDVASLTSSANYPDSPSSTAIWTSIDSGTGTGDSYGRRVYGVVVPPTTGDYTFWIASDDHSELWLSSDNSSQNVSRIAYLNGWTGYQSWGTGSQQSAAVTLEAGKAYYIEVLHKEGGGGDHVAVAWQGPGISRQVLANPYLHTAGETAPTAGSIANVSVNEDSADTVIDLSSVFTDGDPGDAVSVAIHGNTNPDLVSASIVGNTLTLSYPTLESGAATITVRGTDRINALATASFTVTVNDANPDSDGDGLTDSWEVANFGSIAAQDGSGDADGDGLSNAGELAAGTDPNNPDSDGDGFSDSFELAQGSNPSDAQSSPDTLLAALWKFDGSSTTQSNDVIGGVAGDLVGGASLTSDGLGRTGSAGDKALDLGNNGDGKRLETLNLDFLQQASADDKLTISFWQKLDQTGVYMSSFWAVSPTSGDGNRGLQAHTPWSNGTIYFDMGGTTSVNRVSAATPAGVDWTQWNHIALVKNGGTAEIWINGVLAMSETGKAALVTDYTKLVLGANGTGGNSIDGLLDEFAFFKTALNASQISDLASGADPVSIVENAAPVATDATFSVSENAAAGTSVGTVSATDPDVGDTLTYSITAGNGGGEFAINSSTGEITTTVALDYEAAAQYVLTVEVSDGSLTDTATITVDVTNVNEAPVANGASGNVNEDAAVGTTVATVTSTDPDAGDSATYAITAGNDGSFAIDSSTGVITSAAGLDYETTSSYTLTVEVTDGGGLTDTASVGIAINDVANDDSDSDGLADEWEVANFGSVSATDGASDSDGDGLSNAEEMAIGGDPNSSDSDSDGFADVLEVTVGTDLADAQSTPDSTYSGLHSWWNLNEAAGATTALDNSGSGFHASVNDITFNGSEATFDGVDDGLNAGTAAAILGTGDYTVSAHVKTAAGFSATGTVIQQRDPGSVGYQGEYMLNVNANGTVTYFIYNSGYQVNLTTTATVNDGNWHHIMAVRSGTTVTVYIDGVQAAQGTGTAKELLSRSVTIGYDHRDNNKYFNGSIDDVRVYNRAVNNQEFYPNSAPTASDDTFSVNENAAAGTSVGTVIATDPDAGDILAYAIVAGNAGGEFAIDAGTGAITTTAALDYETASQYVLTVEVTDSGLLTDTATITVNVNNVNEAPVANDASGSVAEDAAIGTAVATVTSSDVD